One genomic region from Bacillus horti encodes:
- a CDS encoding ABC transporter permease — protein MIRSRLIGLILVLFGVTILSFLLSNLSSIDQAEAYARNTFLHPTPEQIEEIRVEMGFHLPLHQQYFNWLSNSLQGDLGTSVLTRNQVTEDIAQKLPATMLLVGMALLWIILLSIPIGLICALKKDSFFDHLVRGGTILGASLPNFWLAFLLLFLLAVSFPIFRVVDYGNIKSLILPSFVLALPVACLSIRLFRATILSNLNEDYIVYAKARGIRTSRIVWGHVLKNSLPPIVTLFFQYIGNLIAGSAIVESIFSLKGIGMHLVDAILARDLPTINGCVLIIALIFVCSRSLAEVINMLLNPSMVEREEILL, from the coding sequence ATGATCCGAAGCCGCTTAATCGGTCTAATACTAGTACTTTTTGGGGTAACCATCCTTTCGTTTTTACTATCCAACCTTTCGTCGATTGATCAAGCCGAAGCTTATGCACGAAATACCTTCTTGCATCCAACGCCTGAACAAATAGAAGAAATTCGAGTGGAGATGGGTTTTCATTTACCCTTACATCAACAATACTTCAACTGGTTAAGCAATTCGTTACAGGGTGATCTGGGGACCTCTGTGCTTACAAGAAATCAAGTTACTGAGGATATTGCTCAAAAGCTGCCAGCAACAATGCTGCTTGTAGGGATGGCATTGCTGTGGATTATACTTCTATCCATTCCTATTGGTCTTATCTGTGCATTAAAAAAGGATAGCTTTTTTGATCACTTGGTTAGGGGAGGGACCATTTTAGGTGCCTCGCTTCCGAATTTCTGGCTGGCGTTTTTGTTGCTCTTTCTATTAGCTGTAAGTTTCCCAATCTTTAGAGTTGTTGACTACGGAAATATCAAGAGCCTCATTCTTCCGTCATTCGTTCTTGCTTTACCCGTAGCGTGTTTGTCTATTCGTCTCTTCCGAGCAACGATTTTATCCAACCTTAACGAGGACTACATTGTTTACGCAAAGGCCAGGGGAATTAGAACAAGTAGAATTGTTTGGGGGCATGTATTAAAAAATTCCCTTCCACCTATAGTGACTCTGTTTTTTCAGTACATCGGAAATTTAATCGCTGGAAGCGCAATAGTAGAGAGTATTTTTTCACTAAAAGGAATCGGAATGCATTTGGTTGATGCCATTCTGGCTCGCGATCTGCCGACTATTAACGGTTGTGTATTAATCATCGCTTTGATCTTTGTTTGCAGTAGAAGCCTTGCAGAAGTGATCAATATGCTACTGAATCCTAGTATGGTGGAGAGGGAAGAGATCCTTTTATGA
- a CDS encoding ABC transporter ATP-binding protein, with product MSELLKVSDLSVRLKHSSRAIVQPISFALRTGRVLAIVGESGSGKTLTCKALMQLLDTKKFVLSGSIQFKGKELLSMAEKDIHIWRGKKIAMVVQNPMTAFNPTIRIGSQIVETIRAHQKLGKKEAYAAGIRALERMNLPRCEQLMNSYPDSLSGGMLQRIIIALSLIHDPDILIADEATTALDVKNQNLVLEEFEKIKSSGIGILLVTHDFGVVAKLADDMIVMRQGEIIERGTVFDIFSSPKEKYTKKLLEASNLTRGEAK from the coding sequence ATGAGTGAACTATTAAAAGTTAGTGACCTAAGTGTTAGGCTAAAGCACTCCTCTAGGGCTATTGTCCAGCCTATAAGCTTTGCTCTTAGAACGGGAAGAGTGCTAGCCATAGTTGGTGAAAGTGGAAGTGGGAAAACCCTGACCTGTAAAGCGTTGATGCAGCTACTCGACACAAAAAAATTTGTGCTATCGGGAAGCATCCAGTTTAAAGGAAAAGAACTTCTTTCAATGGCTGAAAAAGATATCCATATATGGCGGGGAAAAAAGATAGCCATGGTTGTTCAGAATCCTATGACAGCGTTTAATCCAACCATCAGGATAGGCTCACAAATCGTAGAAACGATTAGAGCACATCAAAAGCTGGGAAAGAAGGAGGCCTATGCAGCAGGTATTCGTGCTCTTGAAAGAATGAATCTTCCCCGTTGTGAACAGCTGATGAATAGCTATCCAGATAGCTTAAGCGGAGGGATGCTGCAAAGGATAATAATTGCTTTATCTCTTATTCATGATCCTGATATCTTGATTGCTGACGAAGCTACTACGGCATTAGATGTCAAAAATCAGAATTTAGTCCTAGAAGAGTTTGAAAAAATAAAAAGCAGCGGTATAGGAATCCTCCTTGTGACTCATGATTTTGGAGTGGTGGCAAAGCTTGCAGACGATATGATCGTTATGCGTCAGGGGGAGATCATTGAGAGAGGTACAGTATTCGATATCTTTTCTTCACCGAAAGAAAAGTATACAAAGAAGCTACTAGAAGCCAGTAATCTTACACGGGGGGAAGCAAAGTGA
- a CDS encoding ABC transporter substrate-binding protein, with translation MNKKHVLLLSTIMLIIFSAIVGCSFSSAGDDRASEVTFVESWDFASGFHPINTLAVSTNHGPAAYMPNFYETLVNYKDGEFVPGLAESWDISADGQVYTFYLKENVKFSDGTRFDAEAVKKNLEVIPIMLGDYNGTMGRVTTLLDQIVVMDPYTVEVHLTSPYYGALKDFTMPNPMAMVSPNGLESDGAMSEEWKTTTFGTGPYMYEGETDGTTYTFIKNPYYWGEDPQVEKFHIKVIPDNDTKLLALRNGEIDMIVGAKHVSHDGFNEMKAVAGFEAIISEAVSSTRTLGFNVTKAPFDELDVRLAASYAIDKLGISSSIFSGVEPKADSIFDPSMPYTDVNLTPYEYDKEKAKELLENAGWVDSDGDGVREKNGVRLEGEILYMTGQAMIDDLILALATQLNEIGMAIKPNGMERMAYYSKIQQNEFTIAFNETYGIIYDPYTYISNMNPDHMMDNFAALGLSFVENSNEIINALNVSVDEEEIQETYSFILTEIHEKAIFLPISYMKELAVYNSAKIEEYTFYSYPSFIDVTAITLK, from the coding sequence ATGAACAAAAAACATGTTTTGCTATTATCCACAATCATGCTGATCATTTTTTCCGCCATCGTAGGATGCTCTTTTTCCTCCGCTGGTGATGATAGGGCAAGCGAAGTAACATTCGTGGAGAGCTGGGACTTTGCCAGTGGTTTTCATCCGATTAATACACTTGCCGTCAGTACTAATCACGGCCCTGCAGCGTACATGCCAAACTTTTATGAAACGCTAGTCAATTATAAGGATGGTGAGTTTGTCCCCGGACTTGCCGAGAGCTGGGATATCTCTGCTGATGGTCAGGTATATACCTTTTACTTAAAAGAGAATGTGAAGTTCTCCGATGGAACACGCTTTGATGCCGAGGCGGTTAAGAAAAACCTGGAAGTGATTCCGATCATGCTTGGTGATTACAATGGTACGATGGGAAGGGTAACTACGCTTTTGGATCAGATTGTAGTTATGGATCCTTATACGGTTGAGGTGCATCTAACCTCTCCCTATTATGGAGCACTTAAGGATTTCACTATGCCCAACCCGATGGCCATGGTATCTCCAAATGGACTTGAAAGTGATGGAGCGATGTCAGAGGAATGGAAGACGACGACCTTCGGAACAGGCCCTTATATGTATGAAGGGGAAACAGACGGTACGACGTATACCTTCATTAAAAATCCGTATTATTGGGGGGAAGATCCCCAGGTGGAAAAATTCCATATCAAGGTCATTCCCGACAATGACACAAAGCTATTGGCTCTGCGCAATGGAGAGATAGATATGATTGTGGGAGCCAAGCATGTATCTCATGATGGATTTAATGAAATGAAAGCAGTAGCAGGGTTTGAAGCGATTATATCCGAGGCTGTTTCCAGTACTCGTACCCTAGGATTTAATGTAACTAAGGCTCCTTTTGACGAGCTGGACGTTCGTCTGGCTGCAAGCTACGCGATAGATAAACTAGGGATTAGTAGCAGTATTTTTTCAGGGGTTGAGCCGAAAGCTGACAGTATTTTTGATCCTTCTATGCCATATACCGATGTAAACCTCACTCCTTATGAATATGATAAGGAAAAAGCTAAGGAACTTCTTGAAAATGCTGGCTGGGTTGATTCGGATGGGGACGGCGTCAGGGAAAAGAATGGCGTCCGCTTAGAGGGAGAAATTCTTTATATGACAGGTCAGGCTATGATTGATGATCTTATCCTAGCTTTAGCTACACAGCTTAATGAGATTGGTATGGCCATCAAGCCGAATGGAATGGAGAGAATGGCTTATTATTCTAAAATACAGCAGAATGAATTTACCATCGCCTTTAATGAGACCTATGGCATCATTTACGATCCCTACACATACATCAGCAATATGAACCCAGATCACATGATGGATAACTTTGCAGCACTTGGGCTTTCATTCGTGGAGAACAGCAATGAAATCATTAACGCCTTAAATGTGTCCGTCGATGAGGAAGAAATTCAAGAAACGTATAGCTTTATCCTGACCGAGATCCATGAAAAGGCAATCTTTCTTCCCATATCTTATATGAAAGAGCTAGCTGTATACAACAGTGCAAAAATTGAAGAGTATACCTTCTATAGTTACCCTTCTTTTATAGATGTAACAGCTATTACATTAAAATAA
- a CDS encoding ABC transporter permease, with the protein MIKEVLNNKQALIGLILIAFVSLIAAIAPIIMPNDPNKIDVLNRFMSASSQYPLGTDQLGRCVLSRLLIGASYSLGIAVPTLTVLGLLGLSLGTTAAYLGGRIECGFLLVCDIFMAFPPLVIVLSLIGTLGQGIVSILTAIIFSMWAWFAKIVWSYACLEKGKDYIIASKMAGCSDTRIVFSHIIPNVLPHFIVYLSNGIASLIIMVSSFSFLGLGFGAGTPEWGAMLSEARSSFYSHPTLVIYPGLCILVTAAGFTLFGEALRDVLSPKEASV; encoded by the coding sequence ATGATAAAAGAAGTTCTTAACAACAAGCAGGCACTTATAGGTCTTATCTTAATTGCTTTTGTATCATTGATTGCTGCTATTGCCCCAATCATTATGCCGAACGACCCAAACAAAATTGATGTACTGAACCGATTTATGTCTGCAAGCTCACAGTACCCATTGGGAACGGATCAGTTGGGACGCTGTGTGTTATCAAGGCTGCTAATTGGTGCAAGCTATTCCTTAGGTATCGCCGTACCCACTCTAACTGTACTTGGGCTCCTTGGCTTAAGCCTTGGAACAACAGCAGCTTATCTAGGTGGACGAATTGAATGCGGCTTCCTTCTTGTGTGCGATATTTTCATGGCCTTTCCTCCTTTAGTCATTGTATTGTCTCTTATTGGCACACTGGGACAGGGCATAGTTAGTATTCTAACAGCTATTATTTTCTCCATGTGGGCTTGGTTCGCCAAAATAGTGTGGAGCTATGCATGCCTGGAAAAAGGAAAGGATTATATCATCGCCTCCAAAATGGCTGGATGCAGTGATACCAGAATTGTTTTTTCTCATATTATTCCCAATGTCCTGCCTCATTTTATTGTCTATTTAAGCAATGGAATAGCTTCACTTATTATTATGGTTTCTAGCTTTTCCTTTCTTGGGCTGGGGTTTGGAGCAGGGACACCAGAATGGGGGGCTATGCTTAGCGAAGCAAGGTCAAGCTTTTATTCTCATCCAACATTAGTGATTTATCCAGGTCTGTGTATTCTAGTGACGGCAGCAGGGTTTACCCTTTTCGGAGAAGCTCTTAGGGACGTACTTTCTCCTAAGGAGGCGAGCGTATGA
- a CDS encoding ABC transporter ATP-binding protein produces MIELRNLSKRYMVKDKRGNKTIVDAVKQVSLSLDHYRGYSLVGESGSGKTTLARLLMCIEQPTSGEIWMDHRNVATMSQKELRLKRIDFQMVLQNAQSALDPRWTVYDSIAEPIRCLRPMDRATEKRRVLELADKVQLSTALLTRLPHELSGGQQKRVCIARAMSVCPKFIVFDESVSGLDVTVRKQILDLILELKKDSLSAFLFITHDLDVALYMSDHILVMKDGSIVEQVEKATSYADFGHEYSRQLIESLPPKVPQHR; encoded by the coding sequence GTGATTGAGCTTCGAAATCTATCAAAGCGTTACATGGTTAAAGATAAACGTGGAAATAAAACGATAGTTGATGCTGTCAAACAGGTTTCTCTGTCTCTAGATCATTACCGCGGCTATTCCCTTGTAGGTGAAAGCGGCAGCGGGAAAACAACCCTTGCCCGATTGCTGATGTGTATCGAGCAACCGACTAGCGGGGAGATTTGGATGGATCATCGAAATGTGGCCACTATGAGCCAAAAAGAGCTGCGTTTAAAAAGAATAGATTTCCAGATGGTTCTGCAAAACGCTCAAAGTGCGTTAGATCCTAGGTGGACGGTCTATGATTCCATTGCGGAGCCTATCAGATGCTTAAGACCTATGGATAGAGCAACTGAGAAAAGGAGAGTTTTGGAATTAGCTGACAAGGTGCAGCTGTCTACAGCGCTGCTCACACGCTTACCGCATGAATTGAGTGGTGGGCAGCAGAAGAGAGTTTGTATAGCTAGAGCCATGAGTGTCTGCCCTAAATTCATCGTTTTTGATGAATCTGTAAGCGGACTGGATGTGACCGTCAGAAAGCAGATCCTTGACTTGATCCTAGAGTTGAAAAAGGACAGCTTAAGTGCCTTTCTATTCATTACTCATGATCTAGATGTGGCCCTCTACATGAGTGATCACATTTTAGTGATGAAGGATGGTTCGATTGTTGAGCAGGTTGAAAAGGCTACTTCATATGCCGATTTTGGTCATGAGTACTCTAGGCAGCTTATTGAATCACTTCCGCCGAAAGTACCCCAACATCGCTAA
- a CDS encoding ABC transporter ATP-binding protein, translating to MINDNVHYEKDNQQAQSGYQSGKSEVQHMLRPGALARLMRPVRTHLIICALLSALGSAAGFAPYIAVAEIARVMLTSPQAEGAAAIVWMWVFIGASGAGLRLVLLFASSRLGHYADAKILHDIRVRIIRQLGYLPLGWFRASGSGEVKKRMTNDLEEMHQLIAHALGEVVGAATAIVVGFTYLVFVDGRMALVMMAVLMLMMISYRIAMRSMTTHMSRLLTAEGKISAASVEYADGISVVKAFNSGGKMMNRFFAAVREHATAMRAWASETRYSSAASRLLSSEMTVLGVVLIVGLGFVSMGELTMAALLPFLIVGVGLPTSITPAIQGAQGVRKGRVAASNIEDLLSREPLPEPESPQQPSGHKVELDHVFFSYDGVNNAVQDISAVFEPGTVTALVGPSGAGKTTLANLLPRFYDVSAGSIRIGGADVRDISSQTLLSSMSLVFQDVVLLRDTVTENIRIGSSDASDEEVRNAARTARIHHVIERLPQGYDTVLGTGDGGLSGGEKQRLTIARAILSGAPIVVLDEATASLDPDGETAVQAALAELATGKTVIVIAHRLHTIKSADQIIVLNEGRIVERGAHEELLSFNGLYARMWQAQQKGETV from the coding sequence ATGATTAACGATAATGTTCATTATGAAAAGGATAATCAACAGGCGCAATCAGGTTATCAGTCGGGAAAGAGTGAGGTACAGCATATGCTACGACCCGGAGCGTTAGCCCGCTTGATGCGTCCAGTTCGTACTCACCTGATCATCTGTGCCTTGCTATCTGCTCTTGGTTCCGCTGCGGGCTTTGCCCCTTATATTGCGGTTGCAGAGATAGCTCGTGTTATGCTCACTAGCCCGCAAGCCGAGGGTGCAGCAGCAATCGTGTGGATGTGGGTTTTCATCGGGGCTAGCGGTGCAGGATTACGCCTCGTATTGCTATTTGCATCTTCACGATTGGGCCATTATGCAGATGCCAAAATCCTGCATGATATCAGGGTAAGGATTATACGACAACTCGGCTATTTACCGCTGGGGTGGTTCCGTGCCAGCGGTTCTGGAGAAGTAAAGAAGCGCATGACCAACGATTTGGAGGAGATGCATCAACTGATTGCCCATGCGTTAGGAGAAGTAGTTGGTGCTGCTACAGCGATCGTTGTAGGCTTTACCTATCTGGTTTTTGTAGATGGGCGCATGGCATTAGTGATGATGGCTGTGTTAATGCTTATGATGATCAGCTATCGGATTGCGATGCGCTCAATGACCACGCATATGTCTAGACTCCTAACCGCAGAAGGAAAGATAAGCGCAGCGAGCGTGGAATATGCAGATGGAATCTCTGTCGTCAAGGCATTTAACTCAGGGGGGAAAATGATGAATCGCTTCTTTGCTGCTGTACGTGAGCACGCAACGGCTATGCGCGCTTGGGCCTCTGAAACTCGCTATAGCTCGGCTGCCTCTCGTCTACTTTCTTCTGAAATGACTGTATTAGGTGTGGTTCTAATAGTCGGTTTGGGATTTGTGAGCATGGGTGAGCTTACGATGGCTGCGCTGTTACCGTTTTTGATTGTGGGTGTTGGACTTCCTACGTCAATTACACCGGCCATTCAAGGTGCTCAGGGAGTAAGAAAGGGCCGCGTTGCGGCAAGCAACATTGAGGATCTGCTCTCTCGTGAACCTCTGCCTGAACCAGAGTCTCCGCAGCAGCCGTCAGGACATAAGGTTGAACTTGACCATGTTTTCTTTTCGTATGACGGTGTAAACAACGCTGTTCAAGATATTAGTGCTGTTTTTGAGCCAGGAACGGTTACCGCCTTAGTGGGGCCTTCTGGCGCTGGAAAAACGACCTTGGCCAACTTGCTGCCGCGTTTCTACGACGTTTCTGCCGGTTCTATCCGCATCGGCGGAGCGGATGTGAGAGATATTTCCTCACAAACCCTATTGTCCTCCATGTCTTTAGTTTTTCAAGACGTTGTGCTTTTGCGAGATACGGTAACTGAAAACATCCGTATCGGAAGCTCAGATGCTAGCGATGAAGAGGTGCGTAATGCTGCCCGCACAGCTCGTATTCATCATGTTATTGAGCGGCTGCCTCAAGGCTATGACACTGTTCTTGGAACGGGCGACGGAGGATTATCAGGAGGGGAGAAACAGCGGCTAACGATTGCTCGTGCGATTCTCTCTGGGGCTCCAATCGTCGTATTGGATGAAGCGACTGCTTCACTTGACCCAGATGGTGAAACGGCCGTTCAGGCAGCATTGGCTGAGCTGGCAACAGGAAAAACGGTCATCGTTATTGCCCATAGGCTGCACACGATTAAGAGTGCCGATCAGATTATCGTTCTGAATGAAGGTCGCATCGTTGAGCGTGGAGCCCACGAAGAGCTGCTCTCCTTTAATGGCTTGTACGCAAGAATGTGGCAAGCACAGCAGAAAGGGGAGACAGTATGA
- a CDS encoding MarR family winged helix-turn-helix transcriptional regulator, whose protein sequence is MKSEEQRKKEISNAFLGAVYAYTEYEKETHFLKTKDGKQIYYAEIHLISTIKENEGIHITGLADKLGVTIGAVSQLLIKLERKGLIQKEKDPKNQSRFLIKLTTEGEKTHENHLKFHEEFDSLLFASVQGEPKEKVDFLERFLLEVCEKLEKKIKK, encoded by the coding sequence TTGAAGAGTGAGGAACAGCGTAAAAAGGAAATTAGTAACGCTTTTTTAGGGGCTGTATATGCCTATACGGAATACGAAAAAGAAACACATTTCTTAAAAACGAAAGACGGAAAACAAATTTATTATGCCGAGATTCATCTAATCTCTACAATAAAAGAAAATGAAGGTATTCATATTACAGGCCTAGCTGATAAGCTGGGTGTGACCATAGGAGCAGTTTCACAGCTACTAATAAAGCTGGAAAGAAAAGGACTTATACAAAAAGAAAAAGATCCTAAGAACCAATCTAGATTCTTAATTAAATTGACAACTGAAGGTGAAAAAACACACGAAAATCATTTGAAATTTCATGAGGAATTCGATAGTCTGCTGTTTGCCTCAGTTCAAGGCGAGCCTAAGGAAAAAGTAGATTTTTTAGAGCGATTTTTGCTTGAGGTATGTGAGAAGCTAGAAAAGAAGATTAAGAAATAA
- a CDS encoding cadherin-like beta sandwich domain-containing protein, translating into MKTRKRIEVPRRLLAGLLAFIIAFGWLPAAIEGNGSGPIGPSIEITNFSEWPSGFANSSAYFGEAVFDDGEHIWMIPQETNMVVKLNIVTGEMTGYNNWPDGFAKSNGAFSGGVFDGESIWMIPALADRVIKVDSDGEMTGYNSWPDGFVGGTGPFNKGVYDGEHIWLIPSNANMVVKVNPTTGEMIGYNNWPAGFVKGNYAFNGAVYDGENIWLIPSQADRVIKLDPETGEMTGYNDWPTGFTRGGYAFADGIFDGEFIWMLPNGANMIIKLDPVTGEMTGYNDWPSGHNYSSVPNLSLGAYDGQYIWTKYGSNQFYRIDTDTGEVEGFNKPNEYAGSYSAVYDGLNVWMIPFGTVSGTTAEVFRLSSIPNMHPAHVVDGEVNLSWTPVNGATGYSIFQSLVPSTEGSEMVTVTDSVYTVTDLPLNITHYYTVKAKFPTRESRSSNEVSVTLQPYNTNLSALTLSAGELSPAFSAGTTEYTASVNHSTSNIMITPTTVDADAGLTINGEEAESGTPFGPVPLQVGNNTIEVEVTAPSGKTRIYTITVVRQSAPTGNGSIHDGENVVTEPALQGLFIHLNGKQVNLRTFDLTQSSITLEAEPINSRVFATVPASVLKTLQEKNDELSIEIKAPFGSYHLPVDLTATILELEDILKNEKLSLKDISFKITLTDRSNDAKIQRELKETWPNTHVLGSIVDYEINILNHNINHILAKVDKIEEPLIRQIPLSMEEGISEAFWGAFNYDEATKAFEYSSAHKVKDGNEWFVEIRSSKNGINLITQNNVQFADMTGHWGENTVHLAAAKGLVRGMSVDQFAPSQEVRKNDFKLMLDRALGKEYETYSEDSNGLLTREEMAGFLLEETEWGNFLDNEGENVSSLQNYEDKSQVDPAYYDAVEAMIRSNIMIGMSTSKFDPQGEVTRVQAVTALLRTLSVLGLIDKIE; encoded by the coding sequence ATGAAAACCAGAAAAAGAATAGAAGTGCCAAGAAGACTATTAGCTGGTTTGCTAGCTTTTATCATAGCATTCGGCTGGCTACCAGCAGCAATAGAGGGGAACGGTTCTGGACCAATAGGTCCATCTATTGAGATTACAAACTTTAGCGAATGGCCAAGTGGGTTTGCTAATTCTTCTGCTTACTTTGGAGAAGCGGTATTCGACGACGGGGAGCATATCTGGATGATTCCTCAGGAAACGAATATGGTGGTTAAACTGAACATAGTGACAGGAGAGATGACTGGATATAACAATTGGCCAGATGGTTTTGCAAAGTCAAACGGTGCATTTAGTGGTGGAGTATTTGACGGTGAATCCATCTGGATGATTCCAGCATTAGCTGATCGAGTTATTAAAGTCGATAGTGATGGAGAAATGACAGGGTACAACAGTTGGCCAGATGGATTTGTTGGTGGCACTGGTCCGTTTAACAAGGGTGTATATGATGGGGAACATATATGGCTGATTCCGTCTAATGCAAATATGGTGGTAAAGGTTAACCCAACAACGGGAGAAATGATTGGATATAATAACTGGCCAGCTGGATTTGTAAAAGGAAACTATGCCTTTAATGGAGCCGTATACGATGGCGAGAATATCTGGTTAATTCCTTCTCAAGCTGACCGAGTGATTAAATTGGATCCCGAAACCGGTGAGATGACAGGCTATAACGATTGGCCAACTGGTTTTACTAGAGGTGGATATGCCTTTGCAGATGGTATATTTGACGGTGAATTCATATGGATGCTTCCTAATGGGGCAAATATGATTATTAAGCTAGACCCAGTTACAGGAGAGATGACAGGCTATAATGATTGGCCGAGCGGACATAATTATTCTAGTGTTCCCAACTTATCCCTTGGTGCATACGACGGACAATATATATGGACTAAATATGGTAGTAATCAATTTTATAGAATAGATACGGATACTGGAGAGGTAGAAGGATTCAATAAGCCAAATGAGTATGCTGGTAGCTATTCGGCAGTCTATGATGGTTTGAATGTATGGATGATCCCTTTTGGTACAGTGAGTGGTACTACTGCCGAGGTATTTCGACTGTCCAGTATTCCAAATATGCATCCAGCACATGTAGTAGATGGAGAGGTTAATTTATCTTGGACCCCTGTCAATGGAGCTACAGGGTACTCTATTTTTCAAAGTCTGGTTCCTTCAACAGAAGGATCTGAAATGGTAACAGTCACTGATTCTGTCTATACGGTTACAGATCTACCACTTAATATTACGCACTACTATACGGTGAAGGCTAAGTTTCCTACTAGAGAAAGTAGGTCATCTAATGAAGTGAGTGTAACTCTTCAGCCTTATAATACGAATTTAAGTGCTTTGACGTTGTCAGCAGGGGAGCTTAGCCCGGCATTTTCGGCAGGAACTACGGAGTATACAGCAAGTGTTAATCATTCAACTAGTAATATTATGATAACTCCAACTACAGTCGATGCAGATGCAGGGCTAACGATTAATGGAGAAGAAGCGGAGAGCGGAACTCCTTTTGGTCCTGTCCCATTGCAGGTTGGGAACAATACCATTGAGGTTGAAGTAACTGCACCAAGTGGAAAGACTAGAATATACACGATTACAGTGGTTAGGCAATCAGCACCTACGGGAAATGGGAGTATACATGATGGAGAAAATGTAGTCACTGAACCGGCTTTACAAGGTCTATTTATTCATCTAAATGGCAAACAAGTAAATTTGCGAACGTTTGACCTTACTCAATCGTCTATAACTCTCGAGGCTGAACCTATAAATAGTCGTGTTTTTGCTACAGTCCCTGCTAGTGTTTTAAAAACGCTACAGGAAAAGAATGACGAGCTTTCTATTGAGATAAAAGCTCCTTTTGGAAGCTACCATCTACCTGTGGACCTGACTGCTACCATCCTGGAATTAGAGGATATTCTAAAAAATGAAAAGCTAAGCCTAAAAGATATTAGCTTTAAGATCACCTTAACGGATAGGTCAAATGACGCAAAAATTCAGAGAGAACTAAAAGAAACTTGGCCTAATACTCATGTGTTAGGAAGCATTGTAGATTACGAGATTAATATCTTAAATCATAATATAAATCATATACTAGCAAAGGTGGATAAAATTGAAGAGCCTTTAATTAGACAAATACCTCTTTCGATGGAAGAAGGAATTTCTGAAGCTTTCTGGGGCGCATTTAACTATGATGAAGCTACAAAGGCGTTTGAATATTCTTCAGCACACAAGGTGAAAGATGGGAATGAATGGTTTGTGGAAATTAGATCCTCTAAAAATGGAATAAACCTTATTACTCAAAACAATGTGCAATTTGCTGATATGACAGGGCATTGGGGAGAGAATACCGTTCACTTAGCAGCAGCTAAAGGCTTAGTTCGTGGAATGAGTGTCGATCAATTTGCTCCAAGCCAAGAGGTTCGTAAAAATGATTTTAAGTTAATGCTAGATAGGGCTCTCGGCAAAGAATACGAAACCTATAGTGAGGATTCAAATGGCCTCCTGACTAGAGAAGAAATGGCGGGGTTCCTTTTAGAAGAGACAGAGTGGGGGAATTTTCTAGATAATGAAGGAGAGAATGTCTCTAGCTTGCAAAATTATGAGGATAAGAGCCAAGTCGATCCTGCTTATTATGATGCTGTCGAAGCTATGATTAGAAGTAATATCATGATCGGAATGAGTACAAGTAAATTTGATCCTCAGGGTGAAGTGACCCGTGTGCAGGCTGTAACAGCACTTCTTAGAACTCTTAGCGTTTTAGGCTTAATTGATAAAATAGAGTAA